CCGGATTTGTGGTGGGTCAACCGCCTAAAGTGATTGATAATAGTTTCGGTGATACCTTTGAAGATGAGGATACATCTTTACATCTAGAAGCTTTTTACCACCTGCAAATCACAGATAATCTAGCGATAACTCCGGGTTTATTTGTGATTACGAATCCCGAAAATAATAATAGTAACGACAAAATTTATGTTGGTACGGTTCGTACAACATTTACCTTTTAACTATCAAAGTCCCCCTTTTTAAGGGGGATTTAGGGGGATCTAAAAGGTTTTTCTACCGACCATAGGACTTTTAAAACATCCTCTAAAAGGGAAGTTCGAGTAGTATTTTTTCTCCTCGCACTACTAACTGATCAGGCGTAATACCATCAGAGAACGATCTGTAACTGGTACACTTTGAGAACCTGAAACTAACTTTCCCCGATCTAAAAAGCGAGGTTCATTAGTGTCAATTACTATCTCCCATACCTTTTCTTTAAATTCATTGGGTAAAGCAAAGTCAATTAACTCATAGTGAGCGTTAAAAAATATTAGAAAACTTTCATCAATAATTCGCTCACCACGATCCCCTGGAGTAGCAATTCCCTGCCCATTCAAAAAAATCTCCATTACTTTGGCATAACTAACTAACCATTGCGTCTCAGTCATTTCACTGCCATCAGCATTAAACCAAGCAATATCATTAATGCCTAAACCGTGAATAGGGCGACCTTGAAACCACTTACGCCGTCGAAATACTGGATGTTGATGGCGAAAATTAATTAGTTCACGTGTAAAGTCTAGTAAATCCGAGTTCGCTTTATGCAAATCCCAATGCCGCCAGGAAATCTCATTGTCTTGGCAGTAAACATTATTATTTCCCTTTTGACTACAGCCAATTTCATCTCCCTCTAATAGCATTGGGACACCTTGAGATAGCATTAGAGTTGCTAAAAAGTTTCGTCGTTGCCGTTCGCGCAAACGCATCACTTCTGGATCATCGGTTTCACCTTCTACACCACAATTCCAGGATCTATTATGGCTTTCACCATCTCTATTCTCTTCCCCATTTGCTTCGTTATGTTTTTCGTTGTAGCTGACTAAATCATTTAACGTAAAACCATCATGAGCAGTGATGAAATTAATACTTGCATTTGGGTTGCGCCCGTTTGTTTGATACAAGTCAGGGCTACCGGTAAAACAGTAAGCAAATTGTCCTAAACTATCATCTACACCACGCCAAAAATCTCTGACTGTATCCCTATATCTACCATTCCACTCAGACCAACGCAGTGGAAAGTTCCCGACTTGATAGCCGCCTTCCCCTAAGTCCCAAGGTTCAGCAATCAGCTTCACATCTGCTAAGATTGGGTCTTGATGAATAATATCAAAGAAAGCTGATAGATTATCTACCTCATATAATTCCCGTGCTAGCGCCGAGGCCAAATCAAATCGGAAGCCATCTACATGCATTTCTATTACCCAATAGCGCAGACTATCCATGATTAACTTCAGAACTTGAGCATGACGCACATTCAGAGAGTTACCGCAGCCTGTAAAGTCCATGTAGTAGCGAGGATCATCCTTTACCAAACGGTAATATACAGAATTATCAATACCTCGCAACGATAGGGTTGGCCTGAAATGATTTCCTTCGCCAGTGTGGTTGTAGACTACATCTAAAATAACTTCAATTCCAGCAAAATGAAGTGCTTTGACCATTTGCTTGAATTCAGTGACTTGTTGTCCCCCAGTCCCACTAGCACTGTAACTAGAATAGGGAGCAAAATAGTTGATTGAATCGTAACCCCAGTAATTCCTTAATCCTTTATCTTCTAAATGTCCCGGATGAGATAGAAAATGATGTACTGGCATCAACTCAACTGCTGTAATTCCTAATTGCAATAAGTGTTGAATTGCAGCCGGATGTGCCAAGCCTACATAAGTGCCGCGCAACTCTTCTGGAATAGCTGGATGTAGTTTAGTAAAACCTTTGACGTGAGTTTCATAAATAACAGTTCTATACCAAGGTGTACCAAGCAGTTGATCGCCTTCCCAATCAAAAGATTGATCGACCACAACACACTTGGGCATTATTTTGGCATCATCTAGTTCAGAAAAAACTAAGTCTTTTTCCTCAGCGTCTAGAGAGTAGCCAAAGACAGCTGGATCGTTACTAAACTCACCATCAATTGCCTTAGCGTAGGGGTCAATTAATAGTTTGTTGGGATTAAACCGATGACCTACCTCCGGTGCCCACATTCCATGCACTCTAAACCCATACTTTTGGCCTGAGCTAACTCCTGGTAAGTAACCATGCCAAACAAAATTGTTTTTTTCTGTCAAAGGTATACGAATTTCTTCGTCATCGTTATCAAATAAACAAAGCTCTACCCCTGTTGCATTTTCCGAAAATAAAGCAAAATTTGTCCCTTTTCCATCCCAAGTTGCACCTAAAGGATATACATTCCCTGGNNNCAAAGCTACATACATAAGTAAATCTTGAATAATTAGTTTTTCTGTAAATAATTGACTTTGACTTTTTTGAATAATTAGTTAATAGTGAAAGTTACTAATAATTCTTTAAAATCACTAACATTAAAATTTAACTTATAGTTAATGTTATTTGATCTATCATTAGTAATAGAAATTTCTATTCCTTAAGTGAGAAAAATTAATGCAGAGAGCAACAGCCTGAAGGAAGGAAACTGCTGTGTCTGCGACACGCTGCACAATTTGCTTAAGTAAAGCAACCTCAGCAAAGCTTCTGTCACCTGCTCCCTCCTCCCTGCTCCAGTTTGGCTACGCTACTTCGGCTCCGGTTCCATCGAGCGACTGTGTACTGAGCGTAGTCGAAGTAAGTCGAGATGCTCGGCACAAGTCACGGCAAGCCTCCAGCAAGAACTGTGTCTAAATGATAAGTCTTTAGCCGGATATGATACGACTTCTTTAAATGCGATCGCTCTAGGGTTTAACCCATAGTGAATTGACAAATAGTCTCATCTGAACTGTGGAAATATGACAGCGTGTCTTTTGACACGATTTTACTATTACAGCAACAATGCTACGTAGTGACTGTTTTTACTTGGTGTGAAAGAGAACGTGAAAAAGGATTTTTTGTTGCTAACAGTTGCTTTACCTTTACTGATAGCATCTCCTAGTTATGCGGTTGAGGGTGAAATTGAGCAGAGAAATACTAATAAATCAACCGAAGTCATTTTAGATATTCCGAGTTTGAGTCAAATTGAGCTACCTGCCACTAATGCCGAATTATTATCTCAACAATCTGTACCCATTGAAGTTAATCCAGAAGAAACTCAGCCAGAAACAGAGCAAACTCCGAGCGATGATGCAGACATTTCTATAGAAGCGATCGCAGAACCAGATAACCTACCCCAATCTACTCCAACTTACGTAATCGATAAAGAAGAAATTAAAAAGCAGGGTGCTGCAAGTTTAGCCGATATTTTGAAAAGAATGCCTGGTTTTGCAATCAATGATGTCGGTCATGGTGCAGATATTCACACAGGTACATACTATCGGGGAGCGTCAATTAATCAGTCTGTATTTTTGATTAATGGCAGACCAATTAACAACAATGTCAACACTTATCATGGTGGAACTGATTTAAATAGCATTCCGGTAGAGGCGATTGAACGAGTAGAATTATATAGCGGTACAGCCTCCGCTTTATTTGGTTCCTCAGCCTTTGGAGGAGTTGTCAATATCATTACCAAAGAAGGTTATGGCAAACCTAAATTTAGCGCTAGTGCAGAATTTGGCTCGTTAAGTTTAAATAATCAACAAGTGACTTATGGTGGTTCATCTGATAAGGTCAAATACAACTTTAGCTTTGAAAGATTCTTTACAGATAACCGTTACCGCGTCCCTGTAGGTGCAGCAAATCGTGATGAACAAGGATTTTTATTTAATGCAGACACAGCTACAAGTACCTATTTTGGTAGCATTGGAGTAGATTTAGATAAAAAAAATTCCTTGAATTTAGATGTTACTACACTCAGCAGTCGTCGTGGCTTAATTTATTTTGGTTTCCCTCTGCAAAGAGATAGATTAGACCACGATGGTTTAAATGTTGGCTTATCTTGGAAAACTCGGCTAGGTAATGGCGAAAGCTCTAACCTGACAACCTCGATTGGTTATAACCAAGATTATTTCAGCACTTATGGGCCTACAGGATCGTTTTACCGTATAGGAGCTTTAGATACACAACAACTCACAGCCAGGGTAGATCATGAGTGGAAAGTTACCTCCAATAATAAATTGCGTTGGGGATTAGATTTAAAAAATACCGATTTAACCAGTGATGTTTTGAGTACCAATCCTAGTAGGATTGGCAATAACGAAACTGAAGATCGGAGTTTGTTCAATGCAGCTTTATTTGCTGTCAATACTTGGAATATTAGCGATAATTTTCTGATAGATTTAGGATTAAGACAAAGCTTTGACAGCCAATTTGGAAATTATCTCAACCCTAGTGTTGGGTTACGTTATGCTGTCACACCAATGGTAGCAGTGCGTGGAAGTTGGGCAGGGGGACAACGCAATCCTGGGTTAGATCAGTTGTACGTTTATGATACAGTTCATGGTTGGGAACCTAATCCTGATTTAAGCCCAGAAATTGGCTCAACTTGGACTGCGGGAGTCGATGTTAATTTTTCTCAAAACCTGATTGGACAGTTTACTTACTTTGGTAGTAGTATAGGCGATCGCTTGGGAGTCATCGCCGGAAAATGGGCAAACATTGGATTAGTAGATACCAATGGTTTAGAGGCAGCATTGCAATTAAAAATTGCGGCTGGCTGGTCAACTTTCCTCAACTATACTTATACAGATTCCCAAATAAAAACAGGGACAGAGAAAGGTTTACAATTAGGTTTGATTCCCTACTCTGTATTGCAAACTGGTGTGGGTTATCAAAATTCAGGTTGGCAAGCTAACTTGTATGTTACCTACAATAGTGGCGCTCGCAGATCCATCTTCGTTAACCCTACTGACAAGCCTACAGATTTTGCACCGTCTTTCGTGAATTTAGATTTGAGCGGGCGTATACCTCTAAGTAGCAATTTAGGACTAACAGTTTACTTAGAAAATCTACTGGGTGAGCAATATGAGCGAGTTAATCGCATATATAGCCCTGGCTTTACTTTTCGTCTGGGTTTAAGCGCCAATTTTTAGGTATTCAATGTAAAGATTTTACCATTGTAAAGTCTCTACATTCTTATGTTTTTTCACATGATATTAGAAAATCTCACTTTCCTACCTTTATAGAAAAGTGAGGTTTTACAACATTTTTTTGGTAAATATGACTCTCCGCCGTGCAACATAGTGCGTTAAGCTAAAGCGATAATGACCCTACTTAAAATTTATGTTTAATCTAAAATCTAAAATATAAAATTGCTATGAGAGCCAGAATTGAAAATAAAATACTTTTGATTCACCACGAAGATTTACCAGAGTTTAAGAAGGGCGGTTCGGTGGTAAGAAACTCTTATTTTTGGGCACTACGTTCAATTGCTGGTCAAGCTTCACGTTATCGTGATTGGGAATACGAACCGGAGGTTTGGCTAGCGCTTTCACGAATGCTTTTATCGTTTGCGGAATCTGGATATTTGGGTATTAGAGAAACTTTGCTAGAGTTTCCCTTATCTCAAGGAGAAATTCCTAATTTACTGCGAGATATTTCCACTTGGGAGTAGGGATGTATAGCTTTCAAATCTGGAAATATCTCTTCTATATAGATGCGTAGCGGCTTCTTACAGGGGACAAGCGATCGCTATATATTTCTATTAATGATTCAAACAAAGAAATGCAAAAATTGGGAAAAGGGTGGGCTGTTGCCCACCCTAAACCATTATTTAATTGGTACTACTTTACGGGTGCTTCAGTAGCAGACTTACCTACCAGCATTGCGGTATTTTCGTCGCTTTCGAGGATACCGAATTCAATCAACAATTCTTCTAACTCTTCCATCTCAATGGGGGTAGGGACAGTGAGGTTCTTGTTGTCGATAATCTTGGTAGCCAATGTCCGATATTCGTTACTTTGATTGCTATCAGGTGCGTACTCGTTAACAGTCATCCGGCGCAATTCTGCGTGTTGAACAATGTTGTCACGAGGTACGTAGTGAATCATTTGGGTGTTCAAACGTTTTGCCAAGGTTTCGATTAAATCGATTTCTCGGTCAACGTTACGGCTGTTACAAATCAAACCACCCAAGCGCACGCCGCCTGTGTGAGCATATTTGAGAACACCACGAGCAATGTTGTTAGCAGCATACATTGCCATCATTTCACCAGAGGTAACGATGTAGATTTCTTGTGCCTTACCTTCACGGATAGGCATAGCGAAACCACCGCACACAACGTCACCCAAAACGTCGTAACTTACAAAATCAACATCTTTGTAAGCACCGTTTTCTTCCAAGAAGTTGATAGCGGTGATAATACCACGACCAGCGCAACCCACACCAGGTTCAGGACCACCAGACTCCACACAACGTACATCGCGGAAACCGGTCAGCATTACTTCTTCGAGTTCAATATCTTCTACAGCGCCACGTTCAGCAGCCAATTGAAGAACGCTTGTTTGAGCTTTACTGTGTAGCATCAAACGGGTAGAGTCAGCTTTAGGGTCGCAACCAACAATTAGAATGCGTTGACCCATTTCAGCCATTGCTGCTAGGGTGTTTTGAGAAGTGGTAGATTTACCAATACCGCCTTTACCATAGAAAGCTATTTGTCTAATCTTTTGCTCAGTCATGGTTGTGTTTTCCTACAATGATTTAGTTGATGAGTCGGAAGCTTGATGTAGTTGTTTACCCTTGGCGTCGTAGGGAAGTAGAGCCTGTTGGCGTTGACACATAGCGGCTTGTTGCTACACATCGCATCCTGGCAAAAACATTTAAAATCAGAACATATTTACCCACGAAGTGATGGCTTAAAAGATAGANNNATCNNNTCTCCATCTCCTAATAACGAAGCCTTTGAAACTATGACTTCAGCATTATCAGTTGTTGTAACNGAATCCCAAATGGTTGCTCAAGCCTCAAGAGTGGTTGCAGCAGGAATTCAAATGAACGCAGATTTGTTCCTTGAACCACACAACCAACCAAATTGCAACCCACTCTTAAATGGTCGCTACAACTTTTCTGATTTTGCTGATGTCAAGTAACCAAGAAAATCTATAGCGCTTCTCGTTTCGTGATTGATGCAGCAAGATAAATTCCAGCCTAAAAGTCGTAGCTACCAGTGCAGTAATATANGTACTTGCACAGGCAACATCTGATACTCTGGCNNNGATAATATCTTGGTGACTTTTGACAGTATGGCTAAATTCCTCGAAATTATGGAACGACACCATTCTGCTTGANAGTTTTCGTTCCAAAAGNNNGCAACTGCTNNNACTTAGTTCGCGGTTGGAAATGTTTACTCCCGCAAGACGAAGNNNGTAAATATTCTGTATTCCTATTGA
This portion of the Nostoc sp. GT001 genome encodes:
- a CDS encoding iron uptake porin; protein product: MTANSFGAEAAWQINQSITLGGRVGFIHAKAEDLTATPNAFISTWALLLSIEDIGQEDSFAGFVVGQPPKVIDNSFGDTFEDEDTSLHLEAFYHLQITDNLAITPGLFVITNPENNNSNDKIYVGTVRTTFTF
- the glgX gene encoding glycogen debranching protein GlgX, with product MYVALXPGNVYPLGATWDGKGTNFALFSENATGVELCLFDNDDEEIRIPLTEKNNFVWHGYLPGVSSGQKYGFRVHGMWAPEVGHRFNPNKLLIDPYAKAIDGEFSNDPAVFGYSLDAEEKDLVFSELDDAKIMPKCVVVDQSFDWEGDQLLGTPWYRTVIYETHVKGFTKLHPAIPEELRGTYVGLAHPAAIQHLLQLGITAVELMPVHHFLSHPGHLEDKGLRNYWGYDSINYFAPYSSYSASGTGGQQVTEFKQMVKALHFAGIEVILDVVYNHTGEGNHFRPTLSLRGIDNSVYYRLVKDDPRYYMDFTGCGNSLNVRHAQVLKLIMDSLRYWVIEMHVDGFRFDLASALARELYEVDNLSAFFDIIHQDPILADVKLIAEPWDLGEGGYQVGNFPLRWSEWNGRYRDTVRDFWRGVDDSLGQFAYCFTGSPDLYQTNGRNPNASINFITAHDGFTLNDLVSYNEKHNEANGEENRDGESHNRSWNCGVEGETDDPEVMRLRERQRRNFLATLMLSQGVPMLLEGDEIGCSQKGNNNVYCQDNEISWRHWDLHKANSDLLDFTRELINFRHQHPVFRRRKWFQGRPIHGLGINDIAWFNADGSEMTETQWLVSYAKVMEIFLNGQGIATPGDRGERIIDESFLIFFNAHYELIDFALPNEFKEKVWEIVIDTNEPRFLDRGKLVSGSQSVPVTDRSLMVLRLIS
- a CDS encoding TonB-dependent receptor — its product is MKKDFLLLTVALPLLIASPSYAVEGEIEQRNTNKSTEVILDIPSLSQIELPATNAELLSQQSVPIEVNPEETQPETEQTPSDDADISIEAIAEPDNLPQSTPTYVIDKEEIKKQGAASLADILKRMPGFAINDVGHGADIHTGTYYRGASINQSVFLINGRPINNNVNTYHGGTDLNSIPVEAIERVELYSGTASALFGSSAFGGVVNIITKEGYGKPKFSASAEFGSLSLNNQQVTYGGSSDKVKYNFSFERFFTDNRYRVPVGAANRDEQGFLFNADTATSTYFGSIGVDLDKKNSLNLDVTTLSSRRGLIYFGFPLQRDRLDHDGLNVGLSWKTRLGNGESSNLTTSIGYNQDYFSTYGPTGSFYRIGALDTQQLTARVDHEWKVTSNNKLRWGLDLKNTDLTSDVLSTNPSRIGNNETEDRSLFNAALFAVNTWNISDNFLIDLGLRQSFDSQFGNYLNPSVGLRYAVTPMVAVRGSWAGGQRNPGLDQLYVYDTVHGWEPNPDLSPEIGSTWTAGVDVNFSQNLIGQFTYFGSSIGDRLGVIAGKWANIGLVDTNGLEAALQLKIAAGWSTFLNYTYTDSQIKTGTEKGLQLGLIPYSVLQTGVGYQNSGWQANLYVTYNSGARRSIFVNPTDKPTDFAPSFVNLDLSGRIPLSSNLGLTVYLENLLGEQYERVNRIYSPGFTFRLGLSANF
- the nifH gene encoding nitrogenase iron protein, with the protein product MTEQKIRQIAFYGKGGIGKSTTSQNTLAAMAEMGQRILIVGCDPKADSTRLMLHSKAQTSVLQLAAERGAVEDIELEEVMLTGFRDVRCVESGGPEPGVGCAGRGIITAINFLEENGAYKDVDFVSYDVLGDVVCGGFAMPIREGKAQEIYIVTSGEMMAMYAANNIARGVLKYAHTGGVRLGGLICNSRNVDREIDLIETLAKRLNTQMIHYVPRDNIVQHAELRRMTVNEYAPDSNQSNEYRTLATKIIDNKNLTVPTPIEMEELEELLIEFGILESDENTAMLVGKSATEAPVK
- a CDS encoding substrate-binding domain-containing protein, with protein sequence MTLGVWEERLLVQPDNSIGIQNIYXLRLAGVNISNRELSXSSCXLLERKLSSRMVSFHNFEEFSHTVKSHQDIIXARVSDVACASTYITALVATTFRLEFILLHQSRNEKRYRFSWLLDISKIRKVVATI